One Prunus dulcis chromosome 7, ALMONDv2, whole genome shotgun sequence DNA segment encodes these proteins:
- the LOC117634471 gene encoding quinone oxidoreductase PIG3-like produces MKAVVITTPGGPEVLQRQEVEDPELKGDEVLIKVEATALNRADILQRKGMYPPPPGSSPYLGLECSGTIEAVGKQVSYWQVGDKVCALLSGGGYAEKVAVPAGQVLLAPPGVSLQDAASFPEVSCTVWSTVFMMSRLSAGETFLVHGGSSGIGTFAIQIAKYWGAKVFVTAGSKEKLAFCKNLGADLCINYKTEDFVERVKEETGGKGVDVILDIIGAEYFRQNLDSLSFDGRLFVIGTMGGAVTEIDLRIVLSKRLTIQAAGLRYRSPENKAAIVREVENNVWPAIVAGKVKPVVYKYFPLSKAAEAHRLMESSKHIGKILLLP; encoded by the coding sequence ATGAAGGCTGTAGTGATAACCACTCCAGGTGGACCGGAGGTCCTCCAACGACAAGAAGTTGAAGACCCAGAACTCAAAGGCGATGAGGTCCTAATAAAAGTTGAGGCCACGGCGCTGAACCGAGCCGACATTCTTCAGAGGAAGGGCATGTACCCACCACCCCCAGGTTCCAGCCCATACCTGGGTCTTGAATGTTCTGGAACCATTGAGGCCGTTGGGAAGCAAGTGTCATACTGGCAAGTCGGTGACAAGGTGTGTGCTCTTCTTAGCGGAGGAGGGTATGCTGAGAAGGTGGCAGTTCCAGCTGGACAAGTCCTTCTTGCTCCACCTGGTGTTTCTTTGCAGGATGCTGCTAGTTTTCCCGAGGTTTCATGCACTGTTTGGTCGACTGTGTTTATGATGAGTAGGCTATCTGCTGGCGAAACATTTTTGGTTCATGGGGGCTCCAGTGGAATTGGTACATTTGCAATTCAGATAGCTAAATACTGGGGAGCAAAGGTGTTTGTCACAGCAGGAAGTAAGGAAAAGTTGGCTTTTTGCAAGAATCTTGGAGCTGATTTATGCATCAATTACAAGACGGAGGATTTTGTTGAGCGGGTAAAGGAAGAAACGGGTGGCAAGGGTGTTGATGTTATCTTGGATATCATAGGGGCAGAGTACTTTCGGCAGAACCTTGACAGCTTAAGTTTTGATGGGAGGCTTTTTGTTATTGGGACGATGGGTGGTGCTGTTACAGAAATAGATCTTCGTATTGTGCTTTCGAAGCGCCTTACCATCCAAGCTGCCGGCTTGCGATACAGAAGTCCAGAAAACAAAGCAGCGATTGTTAGGGAGGTGGAAAACAATGTGTGGCCTGCAATTGTGGCTGGCAAGGTGAAACCTGTGGTCTACAAGTATTTTCCATTATCTAAAGCAGCAGAGGCTCACCGGCTCATGGAAAGCAGCAAGCACATTGGAAAGATTCTGCTTCTTCCCTGA